The following is a genomic window from Bordetella petrii.
GCAACCCCGAACGCTATTTCGCCACCCTGCGCGCCGCGGGCCTGCACCCCGAACCCTGCCTGGCGCTGCCCGACCACTACGATTACCGGCGTTCGCCGTTCGAGGCCATCGTCGCCGACGCGATCCTGGTCACCTCGAAAGACGCCATCAAGTGCCGCGGGCTGGATGACCCGCGCCTGTGGGAAGTTCCGGTACAGGCTCGGCTTTCCGACCCCGGCCTGTTCGACTGGCTGGAGGCGCGCCTGCGCCAGGCGGCCGCCGCCATCGCGCGCTGAAGCTCGCTGCGCCGGCATCCCAAACTGCTTTAGAATCGCGGGATGGAATCCCGCCTTCTCGACACTCTCGTGTGCCCCGTCTGCAAGGGCCGCCTCGACTTTGACCGCGCCCGGGCCGAACTGCTCTGCCGCGCCGACCGCCTGGCCTATCCGGTGCGCGACGGCATTCCGGTCATGCTTGAATCCGAAGCCCGGCAGCTCGATGCCGCGCCCGCCGATACGGCCTGAGCCGTGAGCTTCGTCGCTCTCATCCCGGCGCGCATGGCGTCCACGCGCCTGCCCGACAAGCCGCTGGCCGACATCGCCGGCAAGCCCATGGTCGTGCGCGTGGCCGAGCGCGCGGCCCGCTC
Proteins encoded in this region:
- a CDS encoding Trm112 family protein, whose amino-acid sequence is MESRLLDTLVCPVCKGRLDFDRARAELLCRADRLAYPVRDGIPVMLESEARQLDAAPADTA